tcaaaactgaatagaaataaattgtgtaAAACTCAAAAATTCAAGGGGTTCCATGGCACTTTGATCATTCAATGgtttacaatttagaataaatttgttattgtaatccattttttcttttgtaattaTCAAAGTTCTATAGGCTATATAAATTAGTTCTTATGACCTTATGACCTATGTCaattatttttccgtttttatcAGGATTTAGTTCACTCTCATGTTCCTTGGGTGActttctttcataaaatatgggagtatgcacatttttacatttattcattaaataaagttAATAGCAAAAGAActtcaacatattttttcacTCTGTTGCATTTTCCCTCCGTCGTCCAAATATTTGAAAGCTTCCTGGTTCTAGTTTCCGGTAACCATTTTCTATGTTTACAAACAACAAAGTCGAGGAAAATCCATCATCATCGGCGTAATTATCTGCTGTCAGATTAAATCTGACTATTCTATTCATGAAACAAAGTAGCAGCAGATATATATCTACTCATAATTGCCAATTGTATGCAGAATGAGCTTTCTGTTGTAAGTTGAATTGCTTTATTGACATTTGgctgttattgtttacattgaaGCTTTTTATGCTTGACATGATActattaaatttcatattttatgtcaTAATCGGATAGATGATTTATATAGTAACGTAGCTATTCAGTATATGAAGATTTAAAGATCTCTTGCTTTATTTAACCCTTATTTTTCGATACAGGATCGTAACATAATCAGGTTCAAACAACATCTGTAAAGTGTAGTGCTGTTAGTTCTGCTACGATTTTTGTTAATATGagtttgttaaattgtttacgTTGTCCTTGGTCATGGTCTGACTTGCTGGTTAAACTTTCAGCAAACATATCCAAGGTTAACTAATCGGGTCCAGTTCAATCTCCAGATTTAGCCTTTTAGCTCGaaaaagctatatagcttgatAAAGCTTTTCAGAATAGCTTGATTAAGCTATTTATAtgcattttcacaaaaattttaCTGGCAACGCGACCAgatctcgccgagtaccatttcttgccagtacattgtgatgcattttatcaacacattaAATTATAgatgaaaaatgacgtcaccatgtactggcgagaaatggtactcagcgagaactggtcgcacgccagtaatgatcagaaatatttttagaaaacttTTAGAACTTTAAGTGCAAAGTCTATGAAAAGAGACACAAATTGATGAGTaatctttacatgcattgtttacagaacAGTTCAAAGTTGTAAACTATCACTGCACTAAAGTGcgattttgtttacatgctgaaaaaaatacaaatttaagaaaaaattatgacaaaacAGCTTCATCAAGCCTTTctaaatagttttaaataagAGATTGTGCTGGACCTGTTAATAATGTAAACGTAAATCATGGGGGcttgtgtagaaaaaaaatgtttaaaaagtggGTATCTTGGTGGAAAAATAACAAGGTAGGACCGCCATCTTGGATACCGCCTTGCTTCATCAGCTAATTTCTCATCAAGTTGTTAAACTAAACATATGCTACAATTCGTATTACTTTATAAAAGATTCTTCTTTAAGCTATTACCTCTGGGTTAGTTCTTTTTTTACACCAACATCAACAAACTTTTTGATTTCTCGCATATACATTCAAAATCGGCAACTCCCTGGTTTCTGCAGAAAGCGAACGAACGGCATGTCAGATCTTCGTACGATTGGTTATGGGAAAAAGCCAAAGAGTTTTTGATTTTGGATGTTTATGCgagaaaaaaatttgttgatgaAGAGTTGAAAAGAATTAATTGAAGGTGGGATCTTAAAGAAGAATCAATTTTCTTGAATacgaaagggggggggggggaagtttCTAAAACGTTTTAAATGAGAAATCAGCTGATGAAGTGGGGCGGTGTCAAAGATGGCATCCtcccttgttttttttttttctttggaggTACCCTTTTTttaatgcactggtgagaaatggtactcggcgagattTGGTCGTATAACAGTACTGTTTCTAATGTTCTTAAGAACTTTGTAATTTGTGGGGAAAAAAAACTTGCTCAGGTGTTgaactgattaaccttattttcacacaaatactctaaaattgaatactactatgaaaattttaagacaATTTTCTATTGATGCCATCACTTATTCTCTTGAAAACATGCTAACCGACCACAGAAAATGAAGAATGTTAAATTCATGTGCAGACCGAGAGttgtcaattttaaatgtaaacaactataaacTTCTTCACTTTGAGGTGCTGGTGATATTGTTTAACAGAATAACTTCGGCAAATAGTACAATATAATGATCATATCTGTGGTGAAAtgtctgttgatttttttttttttcgaatcgAATCTTTGTGCAGAATGTGTTCGGAAataagattaatcagtccaaaactagcgcaccataaattgcaaatttttaacaaacaaggAACTATAGCTCTCAGGTCTTCCATCCAAATTTTGTCATGCATAAGACACAAATTTCAGTAATTTTGTGGGGCCTGTAATAGTTTTTGGGTGTTCAACTTGTCACATGTATGAATTTGCAAGTTTATTTAATTGTCAGTAGACAGCAGTCTTAGACTAACAGGAAAACACATTATCTAATCCAGAGacagataatttatgaaaatagaattactttttatttagtgggtgttgatattttttctacaGACACAGGTATTTTCAGCTCTTATGACATTTCAATTCCAAgttcttaaaacattttttcagatATTGATTGTATACCAAGACTTTATATTTAtctcatattcaaaatatatcctTTTACATTTGTGTGTTGATTATGTATCTTTACAAAATGTTTGAAAGTTagcataataaataatataatttataacattttatcataaaacatttttattttaaacttaaattaagtttaaaataaaaatgctttACGATAAAATGTTAAGTTACTTAATGCTCATCTATTTTGACATAAATGTGTATTTGCCATGTGTGTTTAACATCGGGTTTACCATTACACACCTCGGATGTGAAGCATCTATCAggttgaaaatttgcatattgaaatatcaagcaaaattgtaaaatcctatGCTCTTGCAGAACAGACCCTGGTGTGTATTTCAAGTTGAGATTAGATTAAGAAGACCagtaaataaaatttcttgTAGATGGAGGTCACtaggtacatttttaaaatggaatGGTCATAGGTTGCTTTGCAGTTCTAAAGAAATGAAGCTGTTGTGGCTGTATATATTCTACTAATggttttaatgaattaaaactgGTCACtagatatatatagatatatgcATACGAATCAGTCCATTGTAGCCCTAAGGTTTTGTCAGCGCTTGTACAATCTTTCGAATATTCTTGCCTGagaatatcattaaaattagaTGTAGAGTTTATTGAACTATTGGTATGCAGTGTTGTACACATTTGTATCTAGTAATATATACTAGAATATAGTATATATTACACATGTAGTAACATTACAGGGAATTCCTATGCTacaaagaaattgttttttgaatGGAATTAGAATTTGAATTGTCAAATGCATGTACACATTACACACCAAAAAAACTTGATTACCACAAACAGagagaaaacaaaatcataGTTATAGTGAAAGTTTTGTGGGATCCTTAGCCATTTGAAACAAATTCCTGATATTATAATGAACTCAGATCTAATGAATTTTGGGATAGAAAATAGGTGTGAAAAAAGTCGTAGTTTATAATGAATTGTTATATAAGTAGTTATAaaagtttacaatatttaagATCATATATTTTGTGGGATTTTGGGATCTTTATAGAATAGTCCAGCTTGTTTTGCCTCTCATAAACCCCCCTCTACTTTTGTTTACAGTGGAGGCCGAAGTAACAAGACCTTCAAGCCTAAGAAGAACATTCCTGAAGGCACGCATCAGTATGACTTGATGAAACATGCCGCTGTCACGCTGGGCAGCGGGAACCTGCGACAGGCGGTCATGTTACCGGAGGGGGAGGATCTCAATGAATGGGTGGCGGTCAACAGTAAGTACTCATTTTTGTCTGGGGGCAGATAGTGTGGGGAGATTCTTCTTACCAATTTCTGGTACCATAAAGCCACTTATCTACTTGTGGTAGATagagtgaatattctttttgcCATAAAACAGGCTATTTTTGTAGGAGCTCCAACTTTGGTTTAATTTGTTGGTTGCTATCAATGTgctaaaataaagtaatttacCTTAGactttatacttatatttttaaaaaaaatgtaaaaatcgcAGATTTGAAtggatttgtttgtttataaaatagttACTTGATGTGTGTGTCTCTTTTTGCAGCTGTCGATTTCTTCAATCAAATTAACATGTTGTATGGAACCATAACAGAATTCTGTATAGAGGAAACTTGCCCTGTGATGTCAGCGGGACCAAAGTATGAGTACCACTGGGCAGATGGACAGACTGTGAAGAAACCCATCAAATGCTCTGCTCCAAAATATATCGATTATCTCATGTCATGGGTCCAAGACCAGCTAGATGACGAAAACCTATTCCCCTCAAAAATAGGTAGGTGTCATCGTTGTCATGACTAATGCATCACGTAGTACATACACATTGAATATCAACCTGGTATTGGTCCAACAATACTGAAAGGCTCCATTATCTACATTGTACATGAAATTATcttgaggaaaaaaataaaaaattttaagatgAAATGACACTGATACTTTATTGtaattatcaatgaaatatttttgtgaaaataaagtgtcgatgtttttgttttcttatccATTGATGATAGaagtttgttatgaataatggGTTATTATCCTGTGATTTCCTTCCACTTCCTGTTAATCATCACCCTGTACATTAAACAATAGAACCACTGTTATATGGTATCTTTATGAAGACAGCCTAAAAAGAATATAAAGGATGTATGAGCTGgtgtttatttagaaaaaaaaatctcttacGTAACTTTTGCTTCCTTTATTCAGGAGTGCCATTTCCCAAAAATTTCCTGTCTATTGCCAAAACTATACTAAAAAGACTGTTTCGTGTGTATGCCCACATTTACCACCAGCACTTCAAGGAGGTGGTGCAACTGAGCGAGGAGGCCCATCTCAACACCTCCTTCAAGCACTTTATCTACTTTGTCCAGGAGTTCAACCTCATTGAGCGCCGCGAGCTGGCACCTCTACAGGAACTCATCGATAAGCTGACCAGCAAGGATCGCTAGGGTGGCCCCACGCACCACCGGCGATTCCCGCCCCCCAACATGTGTGACAGGACTAGTcgattttgaatatacactactgTTATCTCACTGCTGTGAGGACATTTTGGGATCTGGACATCTCCTGCAGGGACACGTTTCTATTGCTGAATTTTACCCATGTTCACCCTTTTATTATTATGCGCATTTTTTCAGCCCAGCATCCATTCATTTCTATTTGTTGGCCATGCTTTCAAATGGAAGACTTTTTTTCGTTTATCTTTTATTGTGAATTTTGAGTTTTTAACACACCTTTTTCTCATGTTACCTGATGATGCTATTTTGTTCAAACTACTTAAAAACTTCACATTCACTCGgtatattttgtacataaaGAGTCTTCgttcattttgaaatttccaaAAAAGTTTGCTTGCATTCAGTTATCAgtctaattttaaaattaccttTTACTAGACTGATACTACGGTACATATGTACTGCATTTTAACTAATATGTGTTTCTCCTGCCTTTTCTTTTGATAAAGAATGTCAAGGGGAAAGACATGCTTTCTCTGAgagaatacaaaatattaatcatGTTATGTTTTAGAAGATTTGAATGTGTATTCATGTTATATGCAGTAAATTTATGATATGCCATATCAATCTTTGAACTAGAGAAGGCGTGTTTTAGCTTGAAATAGGgaattttattctatttttaagggTGCAAAGATGACTGTGATAAGGAAGAAGTtagataatttctttaaaattttattttggagACTTACAAGAAGGATAGATATTTTTGGGGTTTATTGGGTTTTTAGGTACTGTAGGTGCTGTATATCTGAGAACATGATCAATTCTCTAGCATCAGATTATTCTTCATTTTGTATGTTCACTCATTCTCtacaatacatgcatgtacatatttatatatatagttttctaTTGACCCTCATTTGATCCCATTTTGATTGTTATGCCAggagatgaaaaatatatatactcattttttttttatttgcccaTGTATGCTACACAATTATAACGCCCTGTTAACTGGTTCCCTGCTAAACTGGTTCAAGTGCTTATGGCCAGAGTGCTTCTTGTGTGTCACGACCAAATATGGAGCAGGCAAATTTTAGGTCCTTCAAAGTCAAACTGCTATTTAGTGCAATAGGTAATAACTTGTATGAAGATGCTTCTAGATATCTGAATGAATATAAACATGTGTACCATACGTAGGTTTGCTTATTTTTgagcaataattttttaataatttttttttgaaaaattgcgtAATACATCCCGAAATCCTAGCTGTGTCTCTTTGTTATACACGTCTTTCAGAGTTCAGGAATAGTGAATGGAAATAAGTTTGAATTATTGAGCTTGATCATTACTGTGTACATGTGAAGTTCTAGACTTTGTAAAATGGATTAAGATAATGCATGTTTTTGCTTCCAGAGagatatttaatgtaaaaaaaaatttaggcCATTTTACACTTTCTTTATCGCTGTTTCCTCCTTTGAAGTCTTTGTAGATCAACAAAAAAGAAGTGTATTATAACTTGGGGTTTAAAATGTACAgcataaaatgtcaaaattcaGCAAAAAACGAAATTGTAAAGCAGGAAGGGGGAAACATTTAATTCTCTGCAAggcttttatttgttttctttattatttgacAAAGAAAGGAGTATTTTTAtgccaaaaattattttgtgtcaTTGCACATGTGTCATTGTTATtaatgtagatacatgtaatgaacATGATACCACATTAAATCATACAAAATCTATGCATGTGTTTCATTTTGGGGGAATCATGGAGAAAAGTTGAGGATAATGTTCCATAAATGGTAGCATATTGTCATTGTCATATGTCCACTGAGCATTATGCCCACACATGACTGTAAACTCACACAAAGTTACAATGAATTATTGTCTAAATGAAGTcttatttcatatttctatGGTTTActttgtgttaaaattttagatataacTACACCGAGAACACtcgtttacatgtattttcatctgattttcaaatataaattacataaataaaagaatagGTTTTTACTTCTAATGTACagcatatatacattgtatttgtacTGATCGACAATGATGATAATGTACTCGCTGTATATGAATGATTTTAGAAAGATTGAGAGTGATGCAAGTATAGCAAATAAAATGTTGCTTTTGATGATTCGAAAATGTTATGGTGACTTTCTATGTGGAATATGAATGGCTATTAACatgggttaattttttttttttacccctaCCTTCAATCTACCTACTAGAACCACCAAAGATTTGTGTTTACACAACCCATGAACCATCAAAGAAACATTTGTGTTCACACAACCCACAAGGGAGCATGTGATATAAAAACTTTCTCAGTGGTAAGTTTTACAAATACCAGTAGTCTATATTTATCCCCATAATTAGGCACTTATTTTGAATTAGTATCCTATTTTATTCCTATGACctttacacatgtatattaatttacaATCTCCAAGTGGTGTGAGAAACCCTGATTCAACATGGATgagaatacattaaaaaaatttaaacattttaaattgtaccctcaaataaaacattaaacaaattgtttaaacatttttaaattgtacacattttaatcattgaattacattttaaaatcgcTTCTTGATGTAAAAATCGCTCTTTTTATCAAAGACAGTACGTCTGATCTAAATAAGCTTACTAACAATTGGCCACTGGGTAAACAAATAGTATTAGAAAACTATTACATACCAGTATATATACCCCAAtaaaatgaagcaaaaaagacaattgagatttttttttcat
This portion of the Magallana gigas chromosome 7, xbMagGiga1.1, whole genome shotgun sequence genome encodes:
- the LOC105333000 gene encoding MOB kinase activator 1B isoform X1; this encodes MFTNNKVEENPSSSAGGRSNKTFKPKKNIPEGTHQYDLMKHAAVTLGSGNLRQAVMLPEGEDLNEWVAVNTVDFFNQINMLYGTITEFCIEETCPVMSAGPKYEYHWADGQTVKKPIKCSAPKYIDYLMSWVQDQLDDENLFPSKIGVPFPKNFLSIAKTILKRLFRVYAHIYHQHFKEVVQLSEEAHLNTSFKHFIYFVQEFNLIERRELAPLQELIDKLTSKDR
- the LOC105333000 gene encoding MOB kinase activator 1B isoform X2, whose product is MSFLFGGRSNKTFKPKKNIPEGTHQYDLMKHAAVTLGSGNLRQAVMLPEGEDLNEWVAVNTVDFFNQINMLYGTITEFCIEETCPVMSAGPKYEYHWADGQTVKKPIKCSAPKYIDYLMSWVQDQLDDENLFPSKIGVPFPKNFLSIAKTILKRLFRVYAHIYHQHFKEVVQLSEEAHLNTSFKHFIYFVQEFNLIERRELAPLQELIDKLTSKDR